A part of Tessaracoccus timonensis genomic DNA contains:
- a CDS encoding ABC transporter ATP-binding protein, which produces MSNGLRVENVSVRYGDTLAVDDASFEVGPGHVLALLGPSGCGKSSLLRAVIGLEPLSAGRIMWDDEDLANVKVHKRKFGLVFQDGQLFPTMTIAKNVAYGLNAFDKLAKRRRVEELLDLVGLPGYGDRKPNELSGGQAQRVALARSLAPSPRMLLLDEPLSALDTGLRRRLADELRRILTQTHTTAIYVTHDQEEAFTVADSVAVMDEGKVLQRAEPDVLWSRPASKQVAGFLGFHTFVDAPTARALGWSGTLDDGYVLGIGARSLELDDHGVTVPVVDQSMTVDHFVITVQLPDGQRATVEAPQRITDEQVRVRLRSGAITPA; this is translated from the coding sequence GTGAGCAACGGTCTACGCGTCGAGAACGTGTCCGTGCGATACGGCGACACGCTCGCCGTCGACGACGCCTCGTTCGAGGTTGGGCCCGGCCACGTGCTAGCGCTGCTGGGCCCGTCGGGGTGCGGGAAATCGTCGCTGCTGCGGGCCGTGATCGGGCTCGAGCCGTTATCTGCCGGGCGCATCATGTGGGATGACGAAGATCTCGCCAACGTGAAGGTGCACAAACGCAAGTTCGGCCTGGTGTTTCAGGACGGCCAGCTGTTTCCGACGATGACCATCGCCAAGAACGTCGCCTACGGCCTGAACGCCTTCGACAAGCTGGCGAAGCGCCGCCGGGTGGAGGAGCTGCTTGATCTCGTCGGGCTCCCCGGCTACGGCGACCGCAAACCCAACGAGCTGTCTGGCGGGCAGGCACAGCGCGTGGCACTGGCCCGCTCTCTCGCGCCGAGCCCGCGCATGTTGCTGCTCGACGAACCACTCTCCGCGCTCGACACCGGCCTGCGACGTCGCCTCGCCGACGAGCTGCGGCGCATTCTCACGCAAACCCACACCACCGCCATCTACGTGACCCACGACCAAGAGGAGGCATTCACCGTCGCCGATTCCGTGGCTGTGATGGACGAGGGCAAGGTGCTGCAGCGCGCCGAGCCCGACGTGCTGTGGTCCAGGCCCGCCAGCAAACAGGTGGCGGGCTTCCTCGGATTCCACACGTTCGTCGACGCCCCGACGGCGCGGGCCCTCGGATGGAGCGGCACACTCGACGACGGCTACGTGCTCGGTATCGGCGCCCGCAGCCTCGAGCTCGACGACCACGGCGTCACGGTGCCCGTCGTCGACCAATCCATGACCGTCGACCACTTCGTGATCACCGTGCAGCTTCCCGACGGGCAACGTGCCACCGTCGAGGCTCCCCAGCGCATCACCGACGAGCAGGTGCGCGTACGCCTGCGCTCCGGGGCGATCACGCCGGCTTAG
- a CDS encoding iron ABC transporter permease — MTRHLPRAGAVAWVIVAAVPAVFLTLFFAWPAATLVARGFHDETGWTLDGFVKVATSQRTWRALWFTLGTASLATLLCVAAGIVGAYVLYRLRFPGQQLLRGLVTVPFVLPTVVVGIAFSGPPPVVGIVLAMVFFNYSVVVRTVGALWARIDPRQAQAAQALGASPLHASLTVTLPALVPAIVSAASLVFLFCASGFGIVMTLGRGKYQTIETEIWFQTTQVFNLSAAAALSIAQVVVVTICLWITSAWQRRAQAALRLLPESTSSDALTWRRDWPALLFTGAVCLLLLVVPLAGLVVRSLRVNGEWSLAGYRGLLDGQLGSAIRATLTTAVAAAIIALVLGVLVALVVSRRPRSVSGRWWLGATENVFMLPLGVSAVTVGFGYLITLNRPPLDLRSSLVLVPIAQAVVALPMVVRTLLPTLRAIDPRQLQAAQVLGASPLRVLTTIELPALGRGLGLAVGFALATSLGEFGATSFLVRPTEPTLPVLIFRLFSRPTGGNYVMAMAASVVLAVLTATVMVVAERARPKEVDSW, encoded by the coding sequence GTGACGAGGCACCTTCCTCGAGCTGGCGCCGTCGCGTGGGTCATCGTCGCGGCGGTGCCAGCTGTATTCCTCACCCTCTTCTTCGCCTGGCCAGCGGCGACGCTGGTAGCGCGAGGTTTCCACGACGAGACGGGCTGGACGCTCGACGGGTTCGTCAAGGTGGCGACGTCGCAGCGCACCTGGCGAGCCTTGTGGTTCACCCTCGGCACGGCGTCACTCGCGACGCTGCTGTGCGTCGCGGCAGGCATCGTCGGCGCCTACGTGCTGTACCGGCTCCGCTTCCCCGGCCAGCAGTTGCTGCGCGGGCTCGTGACCGTCCCGTTCGTACTCCCGACGGTGGTGGTGGGCATTGCGTTCAGTGGCCCGCCGCCGGTGGTGGGGATTGTGCTCGCGATGGTGTTCTTCAACTACTCGGTGGTGGTGCGCACCGTCGGGGCGCTGTGGGCTCGCATTGACCCACGCCAGGCGCAAGCCGCGCAGGCGCTCGGCGCGTCGCCGCTGCACGCGAGCCTCACCGTGACGCTCCCCGCGCTCGTGCCCGCCATCGTCTCCGCGGCGTCGTTGGTGTTCCTGTTTTGCGCGTCCGGGTTCGGCATCGTCATGACCCTCGGGCGCGGCAAGTACCAAACCATCGAGACGGAGATCTGGTTCCAAACCACCCAGGTATTCAACCTCTCCGCTGCCGCCGCGCTCTCTATCGCGCAGGTGGTCGTCGTGACAATCTGCTTGTGGATCACGAGTGCTTGGCAGCGACGAGCCCAAGCTGCCCTGCGCCTCCTGCCAGAGAGCACGAGCAGCGATGCGCTCACCTGGCGCCGCGACTGGCCGGCGCTCCTGTTCACGGGCGCGGTGTGTTTGTTGCTGCTGGTGGTGCCGCTCGCGGGGCTCGTGGTGCGCTCGCTGCGGGTGAATGGCGAATGGAGCCTCGCCGGGTATCGGGGGCTGCTCGACGGGCAGCTCGGGTCGGCGATTCGCGCGACGCTGACGACCGCCGTCGCCGCGGCCATCATCGCGCTGGTGCTGGGTGTGCTCGTCGCGCTCGTGGTCTCGCGTCGCCCGCGGTCTGTATCCGGGCGTTGGTGGCTCGGCGCCACTGAGAACGTCTTCATGCTCCCGCTCGGGGTATCGGCGGTTACCGTCGGGTTCGGTTATCTGATTACGCTCAACCGCCCGCCGCTCGATCTGCGCTCGTCGCTCGTGCTCGTACCGATCGCGCAGGCCGTCGTCGCGCTGCCGATGGTGGTGCGCACCCTCCTACCCACGCTTCGAGCCATCGACCCGCGCCAGCTGCAGGCTGCGCAGGTACTCGGCGCGTCGCCGCTCAGGGTGTTGACGACGATCGAGCTGCCGGCGCTTGGGCGGGGGCTTGGCCTCGCCGTCGGGTTTGCGCTCGCCACCAGCCTGGGAGAGTTCGGCGCGACGAGCTTCCTCGTCCGCCCCACCGAACCCACCCTGCCCGTGCTGATTTTCCGGCTCTTCAGCCGCCCGACCGGCGGCAACTATGTCATGGCGATGGCGGCGTCGGTGGTGCTGGCAGTATTGACGGCAACGGTGATGGTCGTCGCAGAGCGCGCACGACCGAAGGAGGTCGATTCCTGGTGA
- a CDS encoding thiamine ABC transporter substrate binding subunit — translation MKFRVLAVGLAALAVAACGSGTESTNESAPATETKKLTVVSHASFNLPDELKAKFEKESGLEVTYSPMDDAGAMVNQLLLTKDSPLGDVVFGIDNTFASRAESEGVIDPYLSDKLDEQAKAMATEQMSPIDFGDVCINADRQWFEEKKLEIPGTLDDLTKPEYKDLLVVSSPASSSPGLAFMFATIGAKGDGWLDYWKQLDANGMSVVSGWTEAYNVEFSQGEGKGDRPLVLSYASSPAWTIGDDGESTTVNLPDTCFRQVEYAAVLKGAANPEGAKKFVDFLLSPEVQASIPDNMYMYPALGDTKLPEDWAKFAPLADKPIELSPDKIDEGREDWLNEWTEAIGQ, via the coding sequence ATGAAATTCCGTGTTCTCGCCGTCGGGCTCGCTGCCCTCGCCGTCGCCGCATGCGGATCGGGTACCGAGTCGACGAACGAATCGGCACCGGCCACAGAAACCAAGAAGCTGACAGTCGTGTCCCACGCGTCGTTCAATCTTCCCGACGAGCTGAAGGCGAAGTTCGAGAAGGAATCAGGCCTCGAAGTCACCTACTCCCCCATGGATGACGCGGGCGCCATGGTGAACCAGCTGCTGCTCACCAAGGATTCCCCGCTCGGCGACGTCGTCTTCGGCATCGACAACACCTTCGCTTCCCGCGCGGAATCCGAGGGCGTCATCGACCCGTACCTCTCCGACAAACTCGACGAGCAGGCCAAGGCCATGGCCACCGAGCAGATGTCCCCCATCGACTTCGGCGATGTGTGCATCAACGCTGACCGCCAGTGGTTCGAGGAGAAGAAGCTCGAGATCCCGGGGACCCTCGACGATCTCACCAAGCCCGAGTACAAGGACCTCCTCGTCGTCTCCAGCCCGGCGTCGTCGTCGCCTGGCCTGGCCTTCATGTTCGCCACCATCGGCGCCAAGGGGGACGGCTGGCTCGACTACTGGAAGCAGCTCGACGCCAACGGCATGAGCGTGGTCTCCGGCTGGACCGAGGCTTACAACGTCGAGTTCTCGCAAGGCGAAGGCAAGGGTGACCGCCCGCTCGTGCTCAGCTACGCTTCCTCTCCCGCGTGGACGATTGGCGACGACGGCGAGTCCACGACGGTCAACCTCCCCGACACCTGCTTCCGCCAGGTGGAATACGCAGCCGTGCTGAAGGGCGCAGCCAACCCGGAGGGCGCCAAGAAGTTCGTCGACTTCCTGCTCTCCCCCGAGGTGCAGGCCTCCATCCCGGACAACATGTACATGTACCCGGCGCTGGGAGACACGAAGCTACCTGAGGATTGGGCGAAGTTCGCACCGCTTGCTGACAAGCCCATCGAGCTGTCCCCGGACAAGATCGACGAAGGTCGCGAAGACTGGCTGAACGAATGGACCGAGGCCATCGGTCAGTGA
- the disA gene encoding DNA integrity scanning diadenylate cyclase DisA: MSRSMLQRYLKQLAPGTPLREGIDRILHGRTGALIVMGNNRQVQKVSSGGFTIDVDFSAQALRELAKLDGAIILSNDLTRIVAAGVHMVPPGDLPTAETGTRHRSADRTAQAAGVPVISVSASMGTVSLFINGRRHVVEKAGDVISRGTQTLGALNSVVQRLGETVNQLTALEVANQVTVRDLTAVAHRYELARRLSAEMDFNITILGAEGRLLAMQHAELAAPLNDLAELLTKDYAHNLETPSEFQLDSLQNFTPEELLGHHLIAERMGFGHAVHLEQHLTTYGYRALTTIGRLPAGIVDLLLPQHSLQELLTASRAQLMEIDGVGEQRARLIRDALLRIGESAFARSDPS; the protein is encoded by the coding sequence GTGTCTCGATCCATGTTGCAGCGCTACCTGAAGCAACTCGCTCCGGGCACACCGCTGCGCGAAGGTATTGACCGTATTCTCCATGGCCGCACCGGCGCGCTCATCGTGATGGGCAACAACCGGCAGGTGCAGAAGGTGTCGTCGGGCGGCTTCACAATCGACGTCGACTTCTCCGCCCAGGCGCTGCGCGAGCTCGCCAAGCTCGACGGCGCCATCATCCTCAGCAACGACCTCACCCGCATCGTCGCAGCAGGCGTACACATGGTGCCGCCTGGCGATCTCCCCACCGCCGAAACCGGCACCCGCCACCGCTCCGCCGACCGCACAGCGCAGGCCGCCGGCGTGCCCGTGATCAGCGTCTCCGCGTCGATGGGCACCGTCTCGCTGTTCATCAACGGGCGCCGACACGTCGTCGAAAAGGCCGGCGACGTCATCAGCCGAGGCACGCAGACCCTCGGTGCCCTGAACAGCGTCGTGCAGCGGCTGGGGGAAACCGTCAACCAGCTCACCGCCCTCGAAGTGGCGAACCAGGTGACCGTCCGCGACCTCACCGCCGTCGCGCACCGTTACGAGCTGGCCCGACGCCTCTCAGCCGAGATGGACTTCAACATCACCATCCTGGGCGCCGAAGGACGCCTGCTCGCCATGCAGCACGCGGAGCTCGCCGCCCCGCTCAACGATCTCGCCGAGCTGCTCACGAAGGACTACGCCCACAACCTCGAGACCCCGTCGGAGTTCCAACTCGACAGTCTGCAAAACTTCACCCCCGAAGAGCTCCTCGGGCACCACCTCATCGCGGAACGCATGGGCTTCGGCCACGCCGTCCACTTGGAGCAGCACCTCACCACATACGGCTACCGCGCATTGACGACGATCGGCCGTCTGCCCGCGGGCATCGTCGACCTCCTGCTACCGCAACACTCGCTGCAGGAGCTCCTCACCGCCAGCAGGGCCCAGCTCATGGAGATCGACGGCGTTGGCGAGCAGCGTGCCCGACTCATCCGCGACGCGCTCTTGCGCATCGGCGAATCCGCATTCGCCCGCTCTGATCCCTCCTGA
- a CDS encoding HEAT repeat domain-containing protein: MTDPITALREGETVTARRHAALELGTTHTDGVVDVLIERLRVEPDGHVREDITWALVQHADEAEAQLLELLVSDAPHDRFSGAHVLSKIGNPAHFEKVSPLVLDEHPDVALKAYRAAANTGGARAASMLGQRLGDGDGWQRDALSDAFRKLGEAGVPVLVEALGSDDADVRDHAVEALGYLGEHAAGATDAVEERVADEHEPVRLTAVSTLGQLGEAAVPALERVAAGGDAVLAALAKRFLAALQG; encoded by the coding sequence ATGACAGACCCCATCACTGCGCTGCGGGAAGGTGAGACGGTGACCGCGCGTCGCCACGCCGCGCTCGAACTCGGAACCACCCACACCGATGGGGTAGTGGACGTGTTGATCGAGCGGCTGCGTGTGGAGCCCGACGGACACGTGCGCGAAGACATCACCTGGGCGCTCGTGCAGCATGCCGACGAGGCCGAGGCGCAGCTGCTGGAACTGCTCGTCAGCGACGCCCCGCACGACCGCTTCTCCGGAGCGCACGTGCTCAGCAAAATTGGTAACCCGGCGCACTTCGAGAAGGTATCCCCGCTGGTGCTCGACGAGCACCCCGACGTGGCACTTAAGGCTTACCGGGCGGCGGCGAATACCGGCGGTGCGCGGGCCGCGTCGATGCTGGGTCAGCGGTTGGGCGACGGCGATGGATGGCAGCGCGACGCCTTGTCAGACGCGTTCCGAAAGCTCGGTGAGGCTGGTGTTCCGGTGCTTGTCGAGGCGCTCGGCAGTGACGATGCCGACGTGCGTGACCACGCCGTCGAGGCGCTCGGGTACCTGGGTGAGCACGCTGCCGGGGCGACGGACGCCGTCGAGGAACGCGTGGCCGATGAGCACGAGCCCGTGCGGTTGACGGCCGTGTCGACGTTGGGGCAGCTGGGCGAGGCGGCCGTGCCGGCGCTGGAACGCGTCGCGGCCGGTGGCGATGCCGTGTTGGCGGCGTTGGCGAAGCGGTTCCTCGCGGCGCTGCAGGGGTGA
- a CDS encoding MmcQ/YjbR family DNA-binding protein yields MADHQIQRWASSKAEELPATTLTHPFGPSWDVWKVRGKVFVLLSEHDGEPIVNLKASPDDVLALVAEFEQITVGYHMNKRHWVSLRAGDQLDERHVHELVVESYLLVVEGLPRKDRPVDIERFAPFERIDEDGLGPEHLRQVVPR; encoded by the coding sequence GTGGCTGACCACCAGATCCAGCGTTGGGCGTCGTCAAAAGCCGAGGAGCTGCCGGCGACGACGCTCACTCATCCCTTCGGCCCTTCCTGGGACGTCTGGAAGGTGCGCGGCAAGGTGTTCGTGCTGCTCAGTGAGCACGACGGCGAACCCATCGTGAACCTCAAAGCGAGCCCCGACGATGTCCTCGCGCTCGTCGCGGAGTTCGAGCAGATCACGGTGGGCTACCACATGAACAAGCGCCACTGGGTCAGCCTGCGCGCGGGCGACCAGCTCGACGAGCGGCACGTCCACGAACTCGTCGTCGAGTCCTACCTGCTCGTCGTCGAAGGCTTACCGCGTAAGGACCGCCCAGTGGACATCGAACGATTTGCGCCGTTCGAGCGCATCGACGAGGACGGTCTGGGCCCTGAACATCTTCGTCAAGTGGTGCCACGCTGA
- the radA gene encoding DNA repair protein RadA — protein sequence MAKKQDSYQCTECGWTSTRWVGRCGECQAWGSVVERGAPKLREVATHTPAAKALPISQVPMESAKRYPTMIGELDRVLGDGLVPGAVVLLAGEPGVGKSTLLLDVAAKWASAQRTTLYISGEESASQVKLRAERTGTVVDDLYLASESDLGTVLGHIEEVSPSLVVIDSVQTITTAEADGVPGGPSQVREVTGALARVAKRENIAVIIVGHVTKDGSIAGPRTMEHLVDVVLSFEGDRHSGFRMVRATKNRFGPADEVGCFEMDESGIVEVPDPSGLFTTRHEEPTPGTCVTVTMEGRRPLLAEVQALVAQSTNEKNPRRTTHGLDGSRMAMVLAVLERKARLPLFGNDVYVSTVGGARVTDPSVDLAVAIAVASAALDRQHPRRVIALGEVGLAGDLRRVPGTERRLAEAARLGFELALVPKGSRDVTARVPKLGNLKVVEVPTLHDALGVLDLRRAARE from the coding sequence ATGGCGAAGAAGCAAGACAGCTACCAGTGCACAGAGTGCGGTTGGACGTCGACGCGATGGGTCGGCCGGTGCGGCGAGTGCCAGGCCTGGGGGTCCGTCGTGGAACGGGGTGCGCCGAAGCTGCGCGAGGTGGCCACGCACACTCCCGCGGCGAAGGCGCTGCCCATCTCGCAGGTGCCTATGGAGTCGGCCAAGCGCTACCCGACGATGATCGGCGAACTCGACCGCGTCCTTGGCGACGGGCTCGTCCCAGGCGCTGTCGTCTTGCTGGCCGGCGAGCCAGGCGTCGGAAAATCGACGCTACTGCTCGACGTCGCGGCCAAGTGGGCGTCGGCTCAGCGCACCACCTTGTATATCTCCGGCGAAGAGTCGGCCTCGCAGGTGAAGTTGCGCGCCGAGCGCACGGGCACCGTCGTCGACGATCTGTACCTCGCCTCCGAATCCGACCTCGGCACCGTGCTCGGCCACATCGAAGAGGTCTCTCCCAGCCTCGTCGTCATCGACTCGGTGCAAACCATCACCACCGCCGAAGCCGACGGCGTACCCGGCGGCCCGTCGCAGGTGCGTGAGGTCACCGGCGCCCTTGCGCGCGTCGCCAAACGCGAAAACATCGCGGTGATCATCGTCGGGCACGTCACCAAAGACGGGTCTATCGCCGGCCCGCGCACCATGGAGCATCTCGTCGACGTGGTGTTGTCATTCGAAGGCGACCGCCATTCGGGGTTCCGCATGGTCCGCGCCACGAAGAACCGCTTCGGGCCCGCCGACGAGGTCGGCTGCTTCGAGATGGATGAGTCGGGCATCGTCGAAGTGCCAGATCCGTCCGGTCTGTTCACCACCCGCCATGAGGAACCCACGCCCGGCACGTGCGTGACGGTCACGATGGAGGGCCGCCGCCCACTGCTGGCAGAGGTGCAGGCCCTCGTCGCGCAATCCACCAACGAGAAGAATCCGCGCCGCACCACGCACGGGCTCGACGGGTCCCGCATGGCGATGGTGCTCGCCGTACTCGAACGCAAGGCCCGCTTGCCGCTGTTCGGCAACGACGTGTACGTCTCGACGGTGGGCGGGGCCCGCGTCACCGACCCATCCGTCGACCTCGCCGTCGCCATCGCCGTCGCCTCCGCAGCACTCGATCGCCAGCACCCGCGACGCGTTATTGCGCTCGGTGAGGTGGGCCTGGCAGGAGATCTCCGACGAGTTCCTGGCACCGAGCGGCGGCTCGCCGAAGCAGCCCGGCTCGGCTTCGAACTCGCGCTCGTCCCGAAAGGCTCCCGCGACGTCACCGCCCGCGTGCCCAAGCTCGGCAACCTCAAGGTGGTGGAAGTGCCCACCCTTCACGACGCGCTCGGTGTGCTCGACCTTCGCCGCGCGGCGCGCGAGTAG
- a CDS encoding DUF3800 domain-containing protein yields MPSQFDRLLYVDDSGRPSAGRVVYGWISFEPWQWRDVLGAWLDLRASLWRQFRVPVTQELHTTEYVNGRGRISTNPPDAFLRNGQTLWRDLGKQVAIACLQTLSSVQGLRIGAIIATQGPGNLAHTKRDLYAALLTSFEEALAERDALGLVFVDGDGRDTMYRDVHRSLPRRTRRIVEDPIHQDSKTSQLMQMADLVAWTANAHADPPPKLPEAQKWWAQHLEVRDPARQPQLVAL; encoded by the coding sequence ATGCCCAGCCAGTTCGACCGCCTGCTCTACGTCGACGATTCAGGACGCCCAAGTGCCGGACGTGTGGTGTACGGATGGATCAGTTTCGAGCCGTGGCAGTGGCGCGACGTCCTGGGCGCGTGGCTGGATCTGCGAGCCTCCTTATGGCGTCAGTTCCGTGTCCCAGTCACGCAGGAGCTCCACACCACCGAGTACGTGAATGGGCGCGGCCGAATCTCGACGAACCCGCCCGATGCATTCCTACGAAACGGGCAGACGCTCTGGCGCGACTTGGGCAAACAGGTAGCAATTGCATGTTTGCAGACGCTGTCTTCTGTTCAAGGGCTGCGCATTGGCGCGATCATCGCGACGCAGGGACCAGGGAACCTCGCTCACACGAAGCGCGACCTCTATGCGGCGCTATTGACATCGTTTGAGGAAGCGTTAGCCGAACGGGATGCGCTCGGCCTTGTTTTCGTCGACGGCGATGGGCGGGACACCATGTATCGCGACGTCCACCGCTCGCTCCCGCGTCGGACGCGTCGAATCGTCGAAGATCCCATCCACCAGGACTCAAAGACGTCGCAGTTGATGCAGATGGCTGACCTGGTTGCGTGGACAGCGAATGCTCACGCGGATCCTCCGCCGAAGCTCCCCGAAGCCCAGAAATGGTGGGCCCAGCACCTCGAGGTTCGGGATCCCGCACGCCAGCCACAGCTCGTCGCACTCTAG
- a CDS encoding VOC family protein, whose product MHVDHLIFAAGPDGLEADAARLAEQLGAEYKDGGVHPRFGTRNHIIPLADARYIEVVEVLDHPAAEKAPFGQAVRSRSNMGGGWMAWVVSVDDITPIEDHLGRKAVEGSRVFPDGRRLEWLQIGVRGLIADPQLPFFIQWKSDADVRPSALHGEVKLKGFEVSGSAERLSEWLQHEISDNLDGVEFHLVAPNAMPGISRVRFESGAKGEVIL is encoded by the coding sequence ATGCACGTGGACCACTTGATCTTCGCGGCAGGACCCGATGGTCTCGAGGCCGATGCCGCTCGTCTTGCTGAGCAACTGGGCGCGGAGTACAAGGACGGCGGGGTTCATCCCCGGTTCGGCACCCGCAACCACATCATCCCCCTCGCGGACGCTCGCTACATCGAAGTAGTGGAGGTACTCGACCACCCTGCAGCTGAAAAGGCACCGTTCGGGCAGGCCGTGCGGTCGCGTTCCAACATGGGCGGCGGCTGGATGGCTTGGGTGGTGAGCGTCGACGACATCACCCCCATCGAGGACCACCTGGGCCGCAAGGCCGTCGAGGGCTCGCGCGTGTTCCCCGACGGTCGTCGCCTCGAGTGGCTGCAGATCGGTGTGCGCGGGCTGATTGCCGACCCGCAGCTGCCCTTCTTCATCCAGTGGAAGTCCGACGCCGACGTGCGCCCCAGCGCCCTGCACGGCGAGGTGAAGCTCAAGGGCTTCGAGGTCTCAGGATCGGCCGAGCGCTTGAGCGAGTGGCTGCAGCACGAGATTTCGGACAATCTCGACGGCGTCGAGTTCCATCTCGTTGCGCCGAATGCGATGCCCGGCATCAGCCGTGTGCGGTTCGAATCGGGCGCCAAGGGCGAGGTTATTCTCTGA
- a CDS encoding sugar phosphate isomerase/epimerase family protein, with translation MGAVTSPTVTLSTTTVYPESSASAFELASQLGYDGVELMVGIDPLSTDVDAIAKLSEYHKVPVQSVHAPTLIITPQVWGSDPWVKLEKSAEAAKQLGADVVVVHPPFRWQRAYGAKFEAGIRRLNHTSGVTFAVENMFPWRSPAGKLPMYLPTWDPTDRDYDHLTLDFSHASTAGLQTMDLLHAWGSRVKHVHLTDGRGSFKDEHLLPGEGDQNAWDVVEELGRMGYEGHVVVEVSTRRARSRHERATMLADVLANTRKHLEIGKERR, from the coding sequence GTGGGAGCCGTGACTAGTCCAACCGTCACGCTGTCGACCACGACGGTGTACCCAGAGAGTTCCGCGAGCGCATTCGAGCTCGCGTCGCAGCTCGGCTACGACGGTGTGGAGCTCATGGTGGGCATCGATCCGCTGAGCACAGACGTCGACGCGATTGCCAAGCTCAGCGAGTACCACAAGGTTCCAGTGCAGTCAGTGCATGCCCCGACGTTGATCATCACGCCGCAGGTGTGGGGGAGTGATCCGTGGGTGAAGCTCGAGAAGTCAGCCGAGGCGGCCAAGCAACTGGGGGCTGACGTCGTCGTCGTGCATCCGCCGTTTCGGTGGCAGCGCGCATACGGGGCGAAGTTTGAGGCGGGCATTCGCCGGCTCAACCACACCTCGGGGGTGACGTTCGCCGTCGAAAATATGTTCCCGTGGCGCTCTCCAGCGGGCAAGCTGCCCATGTATCTTCCGACGTGGGACCCCACCGACCGCGACTACGACCACCTCACCCTCGATTTCTCGCACGCATCGACTGCTGGGCTGCAAACCATGGATCTCCTCCACGCATGGGGGAGTAGGGTGAAACACGTGCACCTCACCGACGGGCGCGGCTCGTTCAAGGACGAGCACTTGCTGCCTGGCGAGGGCGACCAGAACGCGTGGGACGTGGTCGAAGAGCTCGGCCGCATGGGCTACGAGGGCCACGTCGTGGTGGAGGTGTCCACCCGTCGCGCCCGGTCCCGCCACGAGCGTGCGACGATGCTCGCCGACGTGCTCGCCAACACCCGCAAGCACCTCGAGATTGGCAAGGAGCGTCGATGA
- a CDS encoding CPBP family intramembrane glutamic endopeptidase — MTNTDVAPRDVRRRLGVEIAVVLLLSLGQSAVYAGLSIWDKLTREMVLNQQVTSMNTSRTPDRPWLDFAYQLAGTLFPLMPVALVLYLLWVYFPPDGGPCKAMGFDLRKPGRDLAQGFGIFAVIGVAGLAFYLFAVRIGINTQVSPANLTTHWWTVSILVGRAFMNGILEEVVMIGYLFTRWAQRGGRMWVIVVISALIRGGYHLYQGFGGFFGNLVMGLIFGWLFLKLKRVMPLVIVHVLLDLFAFLGAGLLVYLPFA, encoded by the coding sequence ATGACGAACACCGACGTTGCCCCGCGCGACGTGCGGCGTCGCCTCGGGGTGGAGATCGCCGTCGTGTTGCTGCTCTCGCTCGGCCAATCTGCCGTGTACGCGGGGCTATCGATCTGGGACAAACTCACCCGCGAGATGGTGCTCAACCAGCAGGTGACTTCGATGAACACCTCGCGCACACCAGATCGGCCATGGCTCGATTTCGCCTACCAGCTGGCCGGCACGCTGTTCCCGCTCATGCCGGTGGCCCTGGTGCTGTATCTGCTGTGGGTCTATTTCCCTCCCGACGGTGGCCCCTGCAAGGCGATGGGGTTCGACCTGCGCAAACCAGGACGCGACCTGGCGCAAGGCTTCGGTATTTTCGCCGTGATCGGCGTGGCTGGTCTCGCTTTCTACCTCTTCGCTGTCCGGATTGGCATCAACACGCAGGTCAGCCCGGCGAACCTCACGACACACTGGTGGACGGTGTCGATCCTCGTCGGACGGGCGTTCATGAACGGCATCCTCGAGGAAGTCGTGATGATCGGTTACCTCTTCACACGTTGGGCACAGCGCGGCGGGCGGATGTGGGTGATCGTCGTCATCTCGGCACTGATTCGCGGCGGCTACCACCTCTATCAAGGTTTCGGCGGGTTCTTCGGCAATCTGGTGATGGGCCTCATATTCGGGTGGCTGTTCCTCAAGCTGAAGCGCGTGATGCCGCTCGTCATCGTCCACGTGCTGCTTGATCTATTCGCATTTCTCGGCGCCGGGCTACTCGTGTACCTCCCGTTCGCGTGA